A window from Lytechinus pictus isolate F3 Inbred chromosome 9, Lp3.0, whole genome shotgun sequence encodes these proteins:
- the LOC129268751 gene encoding glycoprotein 3-alpha-L-fucosyltransferase A-like: MSETNAEEDGINENSPEVHRERSPLFQNRAGHSKERLPCYRQIQVWRGKSRPSTPIKTECPGLKCGISFVQDTSYETLENSDAVVFFHRSHWDWTEMQSRRPPNQAWVFYSLESPLHTGENSIPPVELDRIYNFTMSYRPSSTIHSPYGLYDKSIPQISSGESRNWAKEKSSLVAWAASNCGVASWRRHDFVKTLANHVRVDMYGPCGTLACDRYSDDCWNKIKAHKFYLAVENSECRDYITEKFWYNALMRDIVPIVYGPPREDYERVAPPNSFIHLQDFSSFHELADYINLLDSNDTLYNSYFEWKKHGLVRRVGVNFALNPPFLCKLVSKIIDHEQKLQGFHQEEVHPSIHDYWSTSCHKPTGFPHDF, translated from the coding sequence ATGTCAGAAACAAACGCGGAAGAGGATGGAATTAATGAAAACTCACCAGAAGTTCATAGGGAAAGGTCTCCCCTATTTCAAAATAGAGCTGGACATTCGAAAGAAAGATTACCTTGCTACCGTCAGATCCAAGTATGGAGGGGCAAAAGTCGCCCTTCAACGCCGATAAAAACAGAATGCCCAGGTCTGAAGTGTGGGATAAGTTTTGTTCAGGACACAAGTTATGAGACTTTGGAGAACAGTGATGCAGTAGTTTTCTTTCATAGATCGCACTGGGATTGGACAGAGATGCAGAGTAGACGGCCACCAAATCAAGCTTGGGTTTTTTATTCTTTAGAGAGTCCTCTGCACACGGGGGAAAACTCAATTCCACCTGTTGAACTTGATCGTATATACAACTTTACGATGTCGTATAGGCCGTCGTCAACGATTCATAGTCCGTATGGTCTTTACGATAAATCAATACCACAAATATCATCAGGTGAAAGTCGGAATTGGGCAAAGGAAAAAAGCTCTTTGGTAGCATGGGCTGCATCCAATTGCGGTGTAGCATCCTGGCGCCGTCATGATTTTGTAAAAACACTTGCAAATCACGTCAGAGTCGATATGTATGGTCCTTGTGGAACATTGGCTTGCGACAGATATTCAGACGATTGCTGGAATAAAATCAAGGCTCACAAATTTTATCTAGCAGTGGAGAACAGCGAATGCAGGGACTACATCACGGAGAAATTCTGGTATAACGCGCTCATGCGTGACATTGTACCCATCGTTTATGGTCCACCGAGGGAAGATTATGAGCGCGTAGCGCCACCAAATTCTTTCATACATTTACAAGACTTCAGTAGCTTTCATGAACTGGCAGATTATATTAATCTTCTAGATTCCAATGATACCTTGTACAATTCATATTTTGAATGGAAAAAACATGGTTTGGTTAGAAGAGTAGGGGTAAATTTTGCTCTAAATCCACCATTTCTGTGTAAATTGGTCTCGAAGATAATTGATCATGAACAAAAACTACAGGGTTTTCACCAGGAAGAAGTGCACCCTTCAATCCACGATTATTGGTCAACTTCGTGCCACAAACCGACTGGATTTcctcatgatttttaa